From a region of the Triticum aestivum cultivar Chinese Spring chromosome 7D, IWGSC CS RefSeq v2.1, whole genome shotgun sequence genome:
- the LOC123170527 gene encoding alpha carbonic anhydrase 7-like yields the protein MRPSRGLRLAVLLLLFSASVLLPAARAQEETEEEEEFSYLLDAENGPVHWGDIKEEWSACGKGNMQSPIDLASPRVSLVRGLGYLNHSYVPANATIVNRGHDIMVKFEGDAGSVSIAGTPYFLRQLHWHSPTEHSINGRRYDMELHMFHESAQGKAAVIGVFYEVGAHDAFLHKLEPYLEMIADRKDREEKMGMMDPRDARGKASVYYRYLGSLTTPPCTEGVIWTIIKRVRTVSRHQLELLREAVHDDMEKNARPRQEVNSRYISMFRPFEQNRH from the exons ATGCGTCCATCACGGGGTCTTCGCCTCGCCGTGCTTCTCCTCCTCTTCTCGGCCTCCGTCCTCCTCCCGGCAGCCAGAGCCCAGGaggagaccgaggaggaggaggagttcagctACTTGCTGGACGCAGAGAACGGGCCGGTGCACTGGGGCGACATCAAGGAGGAGTGGTCCGCATGCGGCAAGGGCAACATGCAGTCGCCCATCGACCTCGCCAGCCCACGCGTCTCCCTCGTGCGCGGCCTCGGCTACCTCAACCACTCCTACGTCCCAGCAAACGCCACCATCGTCAACCGCGGCCATGACATCATGGTCAAGTTCGAGGGCGACGCCGGGAGCGTCTCCATCGCCGGCACGCCCTACTTCCTCCGGCAGCTGCACTGGCACTCCCCCACCGAGCACAGCATAAATGGCCGCAGATACGACATGGAGCTTCACATGTTCCACGAGAGCGCCCAGGGCAAGGCCGCCGTCATCGGCGTTTTCTATGAGGTCGGCGCCCACGACGCCTTCCTGCACAAG CTGGAGCCTTATCTGGAGATGATAGCGGATCGCAAGGACAGGGAGGAGAAGATGGGCATGATGGATCCCAGGGACGCTAGAGGCAAGGCCAGCGTGTACTACCGCTATCTGGGCTCCCTCACCACCCCACCCTGCACAGAAGGGGTCATCTGGACCATCATCAAGAGG GTCCGCACTGTGTCGAGGCACCAGCTGGAGCTTCTCCGGGAGGCTGTTCACGAC GACATGGAGAAGAATGCGAGGCCGCGTCAGGAGGTGAACAGCAGATATATCAGCATGTTCCGTCCTTTTGAGCAGAATAGACATTGA